Proteins found in one Zea mays cultivar B73 chromosome 1, Zm-B73-REFERENCE-NAM-5.0, whole genome shotgun sequence genomic segment:
- the LOC103643955 gene encoding ACT domain-containing protein ACR3 has protein sequence MKYVSGPYFEPDFDPLLDRFGTPGVVVDNETREDCTLVKVDSVNRDGVLLEMVQLLTDLDLVISKSYISSDGGWLMDVFHVTDQIGRKLTDPSLPEFIQRALVPTHRPGNGPSPRFTTCLGNVVGPGGPDVSGCAALEFTVHDRPGLLSSITSVLADNGCHVASGQAWTHNGRAAGVLYVTDTAGGAALLPGRCARIERLVNAVVDARENVTGERHWVRVSEPAQGRVHTERRLHQLMHDDRDYESGPAPTPVDEDLFSVGEKAATARTARRAVTRVSIDSWEERGYAVVKMTSRDRPRLLFDTVCALTDMQYVVFHATVGSQGPLAIQEYYIRHKDGRTVDNSAERQKVSRCLVAAVERRATHGVRVEVRAADRSGLLSDFTRVLREHGLSLLRVELKRHKDEAFGIFYLVTDTGGEVRAESLRAVQARVAEMDISLDVVKEAPGWPPVRKTSVPAPPAAGSQPQERPRPSLGSLLWSHLGKLSNNFNNIRS, from the exons ATGAAGTACGTCTCCGGGCCGTACTTCGAACCGGACTTCGACCCGCTACTCGACCGCTTCGGCACCCCAGG GGTCGTCGTCGACAATGAGACACGCGAGGACTGCACGCTCGTCAAG GTTGACAGCGTGAACCGGGACGGCGTGCTGCTGGAGATGGTGCAGCTGCTCACCGATCTCGACCTCGTCATCTCCAAGTCGTACATCTCCTCCGACGGCGGCTGGCTCATGGATG TGTTCCATGTGACGGACCAGATCGGGCGCAAGCTGACGGACCCGTCGCTGCCCGAGTTCATCCAGCGCGCGCTCGTGCCGACCCACCGGCCGGGCAACGGCCCGTCTCCGAGGTTCACCACGTGCCTGGGCAACGTGGTCGGGCCGGGCGGCCCCGACGTTTCGGGCTGCGCCGCGCTCGAGTTCACGGTGCACGACCGCCCGGGGCTCCTGTCCTCCATCACGTCCGTGCTGGCCGACAACGGGTGCCACGTCGCGTCCGGGCAGGCGTGGACGCACAACGGCCGCGCGGCTGGGGTGCTGTACGTGACGGACACCGCGGGCGGCGCCGCGCTGCTCCCGGGCCGGTGCGCGCGCATCGAGCGGCTGGTGAACGCCGTGGTGGACGCGCGCGAGAACGTGACCGGGGAGCGCCACTGGGTGCGCGTGTCGGAGCCCGCGCAGGGCCGCGTGCACACGGAGCGCCGCCTGCACCAACTCATGCACGACGACAGGGACTACGAGTCCGGCCCGGCCCCGACCCCCGTCGACGAGGACCTCTTCAGCGTGGGCGAAAAGGCGGCGACCGCGCGGACGGCCCGCCGCGCCGTGACGCGGGTGTCCATCGACAGCTGGGAGGAGCGGGGCTACGCCGTCGTCAAGATGACGAGCAGGGACCGCCCCAGGCTGCTCTTCGACACGGTGTGCGCGCTCACCGACATGCAGTACGTCGTCTTCCACGCTACCGTCGGATCCCAGGGGCCTCTTGCCATTCAG GAGTATTACATCCGGCACAAGGACGGGCGCACGGTCGACAACAGCGCCGAGAGGCAGAAGGTCTCCCGGTGCCTCGTGGCCGCGGTGGAGCGGAGGGCCACTCAT GGCGTCAGGGTGGAGGTGCGCGCCGCCGACCGGTCGGGCTTGCTATCGGATTTCACCAGGGTGCTGCGGGAGCACGGCCTGTCGCTGCTGAGAGTTGAGCTCAAGAGGCACAAGGACGAGGCCTTCGGCATATTTTACCTCGTCACGGACACCGGAGGCGAGGTGCGCGCTGAGTCGTTGCGCGCCGTGCAGGCGAGGGTCGCCGAGATGGAtatctcgctcgacgttgtgaagGAGGCCCCTGGCTGGCCGCCGGTGAGGAAGACTAGCGTACCAGCCCCGCCCGCCGCCGGGTCTCAGCCTCAGGAGAGGCCCAGACCTTCCCTGGGGAGCCTCCTATGGTCACACCTTGGGAAGCTCTCGAATAACTTCAACAACATCAGGTCTTGA
- the LOC100281452 gene encoding uncharacterized protein LOC100281452 yields MSWLARSLATSLNIPDNSGADDDPDASHTPSPSARIPPPPPLPTHPPHSGAAEGVKEDLTELSKTLTRQFWGVANFLAPPPGETLPSPSHSPQSAGGQSADARTPPEIAGIRNDFAEIGGRFRSGISRISGHKAVSGFSKMASSFFAPDDGEEDEWEEERRRQIRHEMGEEAVWHEEAEGDEEWHQWEERVRLRVEDGDTRHELEMERARDEEDDELEEQRARHGDGGESGEQTTRPGEDGELEELRIRHEEEVEEEWDVIGITEEVLAFATNIARHPETWLDFPLLPDDDESDGPFSYFDMSDAQQEHSLAIEHLAPRLAALRIELCPIHMSQECFWKIYFVLLHPRLNKHDAELLSTPQIVEARAMLMQRLQYQSKLETEHLGHHKDDLGVQLRGDTLKDATEAFPFTRWEAASVMPITEIEIEKHPIQVTEVAVVDKSVIEEELPKGHAETSNVLQEAFDDDIDDWFEEADLAGHPTIHIGDEEDVSFSDLEEDDVK; encoded by the exons ATGTCGTGGCTCGCCCGCTCTCTCGCCACATCCCTCAACATCCCCGACAACTCCGGCGCTGACGATGACCCGGATGCCTCCCACACCCCTTCTCCCTCCGCGCGcatcccgccgccgccgccgctccccacTCACCCTCCGCATTCGGGCGCGGCGGAGGGCGTCAAGGAGGACCTTACCGAGCTCTCCAAAACCCTAACGCGCCAGTTCTGGGGCGTCGCCAACTTCCTCGCGCCACCGCCCGGGGAGACGTTGCCGTCACCCTCGCACTCTCCCCAATCAGCGGGGGGTCAATCCGCCGATGCGAGGACACCACCCGAGATCGCCGGGATCCGGAACGACTTCGCTGAGATCGGTGGGAGGTTCAGAAGCGGGATCTCCCGGATCTCAGGTCACAAGGCCGTCTCTGGGTTCTCTAAGATGGCCTCTAGTTTCTTCGCTCCTGATGACGGCGAGGAGGACGAGTGGGAAGAGGAGCGGAGACGACAGATTAGGCATGAGATGGGAGAGGAGGCGGTATGGCACGAGGAGGCGGAGGGCGACGAGGAGTGGCATCAGTGGGAGGAGAGGGTAAGACTTAGGGTGGAGGATGGCGATACAAGGCATGAGTTGGAGATGGAGAGAGCGAGGGATGAAGAAGATGACGAATTGGAAGAGCAGAGAGCGAGGCATGGGGATGGTGGCGAATCAGGGGAGCAGACAACAAGGCCTGGTGAGGATGGCGAActggaggagctgaggataaggcATGAGGAGGAAGTGGAGGAGGAATGGGATGTGATTGGAATCACTGAGGAGGTTCTTGCATTCGCCACAAACATTGCCAGGCACCCGGAGACCTGGCTCGATTTCCCGTTGCTGCCTGATGATGATGAGTCTGATGGACCATTCTCAT ATTTTGATATGTCCGATGCTCAACAAGAACACTCCTTGGCTATTGAGCATCTTGCTCCCAGATTAGCGGCTTTGCGGATTGAACTATGCCCAATACATATGAGTCAAGAATGTTTTTGGAAAATTTACTTTGTTCTTCTACATCCTAGACTGAACAAACATGATGCTGAGCTTCTATCTACCCCACAG ATCGTGGAAGCTAGAGCAATGCTTATGCAACGTTTGCAATACCAGTCCAAACTTGAAACTGAGCATCTAGGTCATCATAAGGATGACCTTGGAGTTCAATTACGAGGAGACACCTTGAAAGATGCTACAGAAGCATTCCCATTCACGCGATGGGAAGCAGCTTCTGTTATGCCCATAACAGAAATTGAGATTGAGAAGCATCCTATCCAAGTAACTGAAGTTGCAGTTGTGGACAAATCGGTCATCGAAGAGGAGCTGCCCAAGGGTCATGCTGAGACCTCAAATGTTTTGCAAGAGGCctttgatgatgacatagacgatTGGTTCGAGGAGGCTGATCTTGCTGGCCACCCAACTATCCACATAGGTGACGAGGAAGACGTGTCTTTTAGTGACTTGGAAGAGGATGACGTGAAATGA